AGATAGCGCCTAATGGGCGTTTCGGCCAAGGCCCAGCCCGGGAGCGCTAGTGTCTCGTAGATCTGGCGGATCTCGCCCATGCCGTCCCGCTCCAGGTCTTCGAAGCGCACTTCCACCAGCCGCTCGGGTGGAATGGCCTG
This sequence is a window from Pseudomonadota bacterium. Protein-coding genes within it:
- a CDS encoding sulfotransferase, which translates into the protein QAIPPERLVEVRFEDLERDGMGEIRQIYETLALPGWALAETPIRRYLASQQSYQKNRYPQDPRLGRRINQRWRFAFDAWGYEPIEADAA